A genomic window from Streptomyces mirabilis includes:
- a CDS encoding cation diffusion facilitator family transporter, with product MGAGHDHGHAHGAPTTGTAAAAYRGRLRVALSITLTVMVVEFVGGLMADSLALVADAAHMATDAVGLGMALLAIHFANRPPSGNRTFGYARAEILAALANCLLLLGVGGYVLYEAIHRFVTPADTEGGLTIVFGLIGLVANTISLTLLLRGQKDSLNVRGAFLEVVADALGSVAVIISAVVIMSTGWQAADPIASILISIMIVPRTWKLLHETLDVLLEAAPKNVDMAEVRAHILALPGVEDVHDLHAWTITSGMPVLSAHVVVSSDVLNAIGHEKMLHELQGCLGHHFDVEHCTFQLEPSGHAEHEAKLCH from the coding sequence ATGGGGGCTGGACACGATCACGGGCACGCCCACGGCGCGCCCACCACCGGCACGGCCGCAGCCGCGTACCGCGGGAGGCTGCGGGTCGCGCTGTCGATCACGCTCACCGTGATGGTGGTCGAGTTCGTCGGCGGACTCATGGCCGATTCCCTCGCGCTCGTCGCCGACGCGGCGCACATGGCGACGGACGCGGTGGGGCTGGGCATGGCGCTCCTCGCGATCCACTTCGCCAACCGGCCGCCCAGCGGCAACCGCACGTTCGGCTACGCGCGGGCCGAGATCCTCGCCGCGCTCGCCAACTGTCTGCTGCTGCTCGGTGTCGGCGGCTACGTCCTGTACGAGGCGATCCACCGCTTCGTGACACCCGCGGACACCGAGGGCGGTCTGACCATCGTCTTCGGTCTGATCGGTCTGGTCGCGAACACGATCTCGCTCACGCTGCTGCTGCGCGGCCAGAAGGACAGCCTGAACGTGCGCGGCGCCTTCCTGGAGGTCGTCGCGGACGCACTGGGTTCGGTGGCGGTGATCATCTCCGCCGTGGTGATCATGTCCACCGGCTGGCAGGCGGCCGACCCGATCGCCTCGATCCTCATCAGCATCATGATCGTCCCGCGCACCTGGAAGCTGCTCCACGAGACGCTCGACGTGCTCCTGGAGGCCGCGCCCAAGAACGTCGACATGGCGGAGGTGCGCGCCCACATCCTGGCCCTGCCCGGCGTCGAGGACGTGCACGACCTGCACGCCTGGACCATCACGTCGGGCATGCCGGTCCTCTCCGCCCACGTGGTCGTCAGCTCCGACGTCCTGAACGCCATCGGCCACGAGAAGATGCTCCACGAGCTCCAGGGCTGTCTGGGCCACCACTTCGACGTGGAGCACTGCACCTTCCAACTGGAACCGAGCGGGCACGCGGAGCACGAGGCGAAGCTCTGCCACTGA